In Geminocystis sp. NIES-3709, a single genomic region encodes these proteins:
- a CDS encoding NADH-quinone oxidoreductase subunit J produces MEISQSVQFIAFVILSVLMIGTALGVVLLDNIVYSAFLLGGVFMSISGLYILLNADFVAAAQILVYVGAVNVLILFAIMLVNKTEIFQKVKGRLIRQISTGLVCFGLFALLGTMVLVTPWQLSSISPGVIENTIVTMGKHFFSDFLLPFEIASVLLLMAMVGAIILARRDFIPEAKQTREIYTTSLTLPEKPRDLISTGNDN; encoded by the coding sequence GTGGAAATATCACAAAGTGTTCAATTTATAGCCTTCGTTATCCTTTCGGTTTTAATGATTGGTACAGCGTTAGGTGTGGTTTTACTGGATAATATTGTTTACTCAGCTTTCCTTTTGGGGGGCGTTTTTATGAGTATCTCAGGCTTGTATATTCTTCTCAATGCTGATTTTGTCGCTGCCGCCCAAATTTTAGTTTATGTGGGTGCGGTAAATGTACTTATTTTATTTGCCATTATGTTGGTTAATAAAACAGAAATTTTCCAAAAAGTTAAGGGTAGATTAATTCGTCAAATCTCCACTGGTTTAGTTTGCTTTGGATTATTCGCTTTATTGGGTACTATGGTTTTAGTTACTCCTTGGCAATTGTCGAGCATTTCCCCTGGTGTTATCGAAAATACGATCGTTACTATGGGTAAACATTTCTTTAGTGACTTTCTCTTACCGTTTGAAATTGCCTCTGTGTTATTATTAATGGCAATGGTAGGTGCAATTATTTTAGCTCGTAGAGATTTTATTCCCGAAGCCAAACAAACCAGAGAAATTTATACAACTTCTCTTACTCTTCCTGAAAAACCCAGAGATTTAATTTCTACGGGAAATGATAATTAA
- a CDS encoding type II toxin-antitoxin system Phd/YefM family antitoxin, whose amino-acid sequence MLSTDTSYSHLRSNLASILDQVHDHSEIVVIKQRNGKNVALIAENELSSLLESIYLLRSPENAKRIFRALEWSNESEASPQTIAELKQELGIESEKA is encoded by the coding sequence ATGCTTAGTACAGATACCAGTTATTCCCACCTTCGATCGAATTTAGCTAGTATTTTAGACCAGGTTCATGATCACAGTGAAATAGTCGTCATCAAACAGCGTAATGGCAAAAATGTTGCTTTAATCGCTGAAAATGAGCTTTCTAGTCTCTTAGAATCGATTTATCTACTTCGATCGCCAGAAAACGCCAAAAGAATCTTTCGAGCTTTAGAATGGAGTAATGAATCAGAAGCCTCCCCTCAAACCATCGCAGAATTAAAACAGGAGTTAGGCATTGAGTCCGAAAAAGCGTAA
- the ndhI gene encoding NAD(P)H-quinone oxidoreductase subunit I, translating into MFKFLKQVTDYAKGSVEAAKYIGQGFAVTFDHMSRRPVTVQYPYEKLIPSERFRGRIHFEFDKCIACEVCVRVCPINLPVVDWEFNKAVKKKELKHYSIDFGVCIFCGNCVEYCPTNCLSMTEEYELAAYDRHDLNYDSVALGRLPTKVTEDPMVTPLRELGYLPKGIIEPHSK; encoded by the coding sequence ATGTTTAAATTTCTCAAACAAGTAACCGATTACGCCAAAGGAAGCGTAGAAGCTGCGAAGTATATTGGACAAGGATTTGCCGTAACTTTTGATCACATGAGTCGTCGCCCTGTGACGGTACAATATCCCTATGAAAAACTCATTCCCTCCGAAAGATTTAGGGGGAGAATCCATTTTGAATTTGACAAATGTATCGCCTGTGAAGTCTGCGTGAGAGTTTGTCCTATTAACTTACCTGTAGTTGATTGGGAATTTAATAAAGCAGTCAAAAAGAAAGAATTAAAACACTATAGTATTGACTTTGGGGTTTGTATTTTCTGCGGTAACTGTGTAGAATATTGTCCCACTAACTGTTTATCCATGACGGAAGAATATGAGTTAGCCGCTTACGATCGACATGATTTAAACTATGATAGCGTAGCCTTGGGCCGACTACCGACAAAAGTGACCGAAGATCCAATGGTAACACCCTTGAGAGAGTTAGGATACTTACCAAAAGGAATTATTGAACCTCACTCTAAGTAG
- a CDS encoding PAS domain S-box protein, whose product MQSLSNVTTTQANQSRQIPLRWILIIPFVLQIGISVGLVGYFSYRSGQKAVKNVTENLMAEIGNKITKHLDNYLKVAQQVNYGNQQVIQSGILDREDFDKLGKYFWQQLQNYNFTYINYGTEKKEFIGVGYVENNLEIAQIKSPDINNLYSYQVDIKGNRIYPPTIMPRQQPNNADWYIKAKQAGKPIWSPIYNWADIPEEIAISASAPVYGESNQFLGVVGIDLSLSNISEFLRGLAIGKSGQVFIMEKSGLLVATSTNDQPYQIINGEAKRILPSEMTNPLIQSTLKAIKNNGKSLNLQQSDSLSINNPNLFIDVISYQDNYGLDWLIVITIPKSDFIRELQFNKNKTIILCILTLLIGIIIAITIAKWITKPIFNISQASESILQGNFEHYLLQNTPVKELSQLSTSFSIMAVKLQEALNQSESRYRQVVQQQTDFILRSHPDTTITFANEALCFALGCTLEEMVGKKWIDFANPEDLETILLKITKLTPENPGFVTENRDKRNNRVVGWTQWINQGIFNDLGELTEIQSVGRDITDLKKIELALRKSEAKFQKIAVSSPGIIYIVVQRPNGSQYFEYISPVVEEILEVTDKQVISNPHRFFDQFHPEDIAGFEQAVLDNIKTMTPFTYQWRMITPSGKIKWIQANDRPELRENGNVAWTGVMLDVSDRVEVQYRLDELVRHIPGVFYQYRLRPDGTSHFPYASEGIKQIYDVTPAQVRESADVIFDILHPEDTDHILYTILESADNLTPWYCEYRVCHEDGKITWVVGNATPKKEMDGSIIWYGYITDISDRKQVEETLRQNEKKYNQILDSISDMVVVKNYESQIIWANKAFRDYYGMTLEKIQEVVDVNFNEYIPQYIKDDTFVFNTGKILEIPEELVPRHDGEIRSFSTIKSPICNEKGEVIMLVAVARDITERKQTEIALAEAKENAEAATKAKSQFLANMSHEIRTPMNGVLGMAELLSLSTLNSAQKEYINIIQDSAKTLLTIINDILDFSKIESEMLTLEKQPLNLEDILKSVCHLFSKQAKDKHIQLKYEIINSVPDFLGDSSRLHQIFFNLIGNAIKFTHEGYIHIVVESKNYNQTFPDQELELIITIQDTGIGIESDQISKLFKPFTQADATINRKYGGTGLGLAICKNLVALMGGTIWVESNGNIGGNPPLNWRLKSSQKKGSIFYFTLKVTPILYSPITEKSHQNNERIFNNIDKSTVKILLAEDNKVNQKVALLTLKKLGYTADVANNGLEVLDLLQKQSYDVIFMDMQMPEMDGITATKIIRQSSYPQPYIIALTANALENDREICLSAGMNDYITKPISIKEVDRALSITINNG is encoded by the coding sequence ATGCAATCTTTGTCTAATGTCACTACTACTCAAGCAAATCAATCTCGTCAAATTCCTCTAAGATGGATTTTGATAATTCCTTTTGTGCTTCAGATTGGTATCTCTGTGGGGTTGGTAGGTTATTTTTCCTATCGTAGTGGACAAAAAGCAGTGAAAAATGTTACTGAGAATTTAATGGCAGAAATTGGAAATAAAATTACAAAACACCTTGATAATTATTTAAAAGTCGCTCAACAAGTTAATTATGGTAATCAACAAGTCATTCAAAGTGGTATTCTCGATCGAGAAGATTTTGACAAATTGGGAAAATATTTTTGGCAACAATTACAAAATTATAATTTTACCTACATCAACTATGGTACAGAAAAAAAAGAGTTTATTGGTGTAGGCTATGTTGAAAACAATTTAGAAATAGCACAGATAAAGTCTCCAGATATAAATAATCTCTACAGTTATCAGGTAGATATTAAAGGTAATCGTATTTATCCTCCTACAATTATGCCTCGACAACAACCCAATAATGCAGATTGGTACATAAAAGCAAAACAAGCGGGCAAACCTATTTGGAGTCCGATTTATAATTGGGCTGACATACCAGAGGAAATTGCTATTTCTGCTAGTGCGCCTGTTTATGGGGAATCTAATCAGTTTTTAGGAGTTGTGGGTATTGATTTAAGCCTGTCTAATATTAGTGAGTTTCTAAGGGGTTTAGCCATAGGAAAATCAGGACAAGTTTTTATCATGGAAAAATCAGGATTATTAGTGGCAACCTCCACAAATGATCAACCTTATCAAATTATCAATGGTGAGGCTAAACGTATTTTGCCCTCAGAAATGACTAATCCTTTAATTCAGTCAACTCTAAAAGCAATTAAAAACAATGGCAAAAGTCTCAACCTTCAACAATCAGATAGTCTTTCAATCAATAATCCTAATCTATTTATTGACGTTATATCTTATCAAGATAATTATGGTCTTGATTGGCTCATAGTTATTACTATTCCTAAATCTGATTTTATCAGAGAACTTCAGTTTAATAAGAACAAAACTATTATTTTATGTATTTTAACTTTACTTATTGGTATAATCATAGCTATTACGATCGCCAAGTGGATAACAAAACCGATCTTTAATATTTCACAAGCTAGTGAATCTATTCTGCAAGGTAATTTTGAACATTATTTACTACAAAATACTCCGGTTAAGGAATTATCTCAATTATCAACCTCTTTCTCGATTATGGCGGTTAAACTACAAGAAGCTCTTAATCAAAGTGAAAGTCGTTACCGTCAAGTAGTTCAACAACAAACAGACTTTATTTTACGATCGCATCCAGATACCACAATTACCTTTGCCAATGAGGCTTTATGTTTTGCTTTAGGTTGTACTTTAGAAGAAATGGTGGGCAAAAAATGGATTGATTTTGCTAATCCAGAAGATTTAGAAACTATCTTATTAAAGATCACAAAATTAACTCCTGAAAATCCAGGTTTTGTCACAGAAAATCGAGATAAACGTAATAATAGGGTAGTTGGTTGGACTCAATGGATTAATCAAGGTATTTTTAATGATTTAGGAGAGTTAACAGAAATTCAGTCCGTGGGTAGAGACATTACTGATTTAAAAAAAATCGAACTAGCCTTAAGAAAAAGTGAAGCTAAGTTTCAAAAAATTGCTGTTTCATCGCCCGGAATTATTTATATTGTCGTTCAACGTCCCAACGGTTCACAATATTTTGAATATATTAGTCCTGTAGTAGAAGAAATATTAGAAGTTACTGATAAACAAGTCATCAGCAATCCTCATCGCTTTTTTGATCAATTTCATCCAGAAGACATAGCTGGTTTTGAACAAGCAGTATTAGATAATATCAAAACCATGACTCCTTTTACCTATCAATGGCGGATGATTACCCCCAGTGGTAAAATTAAATGGATACAAGCGAATGATCGACCTGAATTAAGAGAAAATGGCAATGTAGCATGGACAGGAGTAATGTTGGATGTCAGCGATCGAGTAGAAGTACAATATCGTTTAGATGAGTTAGTTCGTCACATACCCGGAGTTTTTTATCAATATCGTTTACGTCCTGATGGGACATCTCATTTTCCTTACGCCAGTGAGGGGATTAAACAAATATATGATGTTACCCCTGCACAAGTTAGAGAAAGTGCTGATGTAATCTTTGACATATTGCATCCAGAAGACACAGATCACATTTTATATACTATTCTTGAGTCTGCGGATAACTTAACTCCTTGGTATTGTGAATATCGAGTTTGTCATGAAGATGGCAAAATTACTTGGGTTGTTGGTAATGCTACTCCCAAAAAAGAAATGGATGGAAGTATTATTTGGTATGGATATATTACTGATATAAGCGATCGAAAACAAGTAGAAGAAACTTTAAGACAAAATGAAAAAAAATATAATCAAATTTTAGATTCCATCAGCGATATGGTGGTAGTTAAAAATTATGAATCTCAAATTATATGGGCAAACAAAGCCTTTCGAGATTATTATGGAATGACATTAGAAAAAATACAAGAAGTTGTTGATGTAAACTTTAACGAATATATCCCACAATATATAAAAGATGATACTTTCGTATTTAATACAGGAAAAATTTTAGAAATACCAGAAGAATTAGTTCCTCGTCATGATGGTGAAATTAGATCTTTTAGTACGATAAAATCCCCTATTTGTAATGAAAAGGGAGAAGTAATTATGTTAGTAGCAGTGGCAAGAGACATTACAGAAAGAAAACAAACGGAAATTGCCCTTGCGGAAGCGAAAGAAAACGCAGAGGCGGCGACTAAAGCGAAAAGTCAATTTTTAGCTAATATGAGTCATGAAATCCGTACTCCCATGAATGGAGTATTAGGTATGGCGGAATTACTCTCACTTTCCACTCTTAACTCTGCACAAAAAGAATATATCAACATTATTCAAGATAGTGCCAAAACCTTATTAACTATCATCAATGATATTCTCGACTTCTCTAAAATAGAATCAGAGATGTTAACTTTAGAAAAACAACCATTAAACTTAGAAGACATCCTTAAATCTGTTTGTCATTTATTCTCGAAACAAGCCAAAGATAAGCATATTCAACTTAAATACGAGATTATTAACTCCGTACCCGATTTTTTAGGAGATAGTTCTCGATTACACCAAATTTTCTTTAATTTAATAGGTAATGCGATTAAATTTACTCATGAAGGATACATTCATATAGTAGTAGAATCAAAAAATTATAATCAAACTTTTCCAGATCAAGAATTAGAGTTAATTATTACAATACAAGATACTGGTATAGGTATAGAATCGGATCAAATTTCTAAATTATTTAAACCCTTCACCCAAGCAGATGCAACCATAAATCGAAAATATGGTGGTACAGGATTAGGATTAGCTATTTGTAAAAATTTAGTAGCATTAATGGGAGGTACAATTTGGGTAGAGAGTAATGGAAATATTGGGGGAAATCCGCCATTGAATTGGCGATTAAAATCTTCTCAGAAAAAAGGATCAATATTTTATTTTACCCTTAAAGTAACTCCCATTTTATACTCTCCCATCACGGAAAAAAGTCATCAAAACAATGAGAGAATTTTCAATAATATAGATAAATCCACCGTTAAAATACTTTTAGCAGAAGATAATAAAGTCAATCAAAAAGTAGCTTTACTCACCCTCAAAAAACTAGGTTACACTGCTGATGTGGCAAATAATGGTTTAGAAGTACTCGACTTATTACAAAAACAATCCTATGATGTAATTTTTATGGATATGCAAATGCCAGAAATGGATGGAATAACTGCCACTAAAATTATTCGTCAATCATCTTATCCTCAACCTTATATTATCGCTTTAACTGCCAATGCTTTGGAAAACGATCGAGAAATTTGTTTATCTGCAGGAATGAATGATTATATTACTAAACCGATTAGCATTAAAGAAGTCGATCGAGCTTTATCTATTACAATTAACAATGGATAA
- a CDS encoding DUF1816 domain-containing protein has protein sequence MKELLIRILDLFGLACWLEITTDAPRCTYYFGPFLTTKDARMSQDGYIEDLTEEGAKGVMVAIKRFKPKDLTIFDEVSESKAFTPILKISTQASVNL, from the coding sequence ATGAAAGAACTATTAATCAGAATTTTGGACTTGTTTGGACTCGCTTGTTGGTTAGAAATTACTACCGATGCCCCTAGGTGTACTTATTATTTTGGCCCTTTTCTGACCACAAAAGATGCACGAATGTCTCAAGATGGATACATTGAAGATTTAACAGAAGAAGGTGCAAAAGGTGTCATGGTAGCCATAAAACGATTTAAACCAAAAGATTTGACGATTTTTGATGAAGTATCAGAATCTAAGGCTTTTACCCCAATTTTAAAGATTTCCACTCAAGCATCAGTTAATTTGTAG
- a CDS encoding DUF2808 domain-containing protein translates to MIKNIFKYKIYRFLLVLFTYFFYEIVSIKYNQNLFISEVLAEEISFFRTSPRLVRSNAVFKMPDVISTYIFEIEIPENADNNLNKVVINQQINLETITFFPEDSSAFIINGKESLIDTDFTLNTDGKNEIIVDLLQPVKAGEKLKLAIKARNPLYGGIYQFGITVYPQGDNPQSLYLGNARFSFDMRGGRF, encoded by the coding sequence ATGATTAAAAATATTTTTAAATATAAAATTTATAGATTTTTATTAGTTTTATTTACCTACTTTTTTTATGAAATAGTTAGTATAAAATACAATCAAAATCTTTTTATATCGGAAGTTTTAGCCGAAGAAATTAGTTTTTTTCGAACTTCTCCTCGTTTAGTTCGATCGAATGCAGTCTTTAAAATGCCCGATGTAATTTCTACTTATATTTTTGAGATAGAAATACCTGAAAATGCAGACAATAATCTTAATAAAGTCGTTATCAATCAACAAATAAACCTAGAAACAATCACTTTTTTTCCTGAAGATAGTAGCGCTTTTATTATTAACGGAAAAGAAAGTTTAATTGACACTGATTTTACCCTAAATACTGATGGTAAAAATGAGATTATAGTTGACTTATTACAACCAGTAAAAGCGGGAGAAAAACTGAAATTGGCAATCAAAGCACGTAACCCTCTTTACGGAGGAATTTATCAATTTGGTATCACTGTTTATCCTCAAGGTGATAATCCTCAGAGTTTGTATTTAGGTAACGCCAGATTTTCTTTTGATATGCGCGGTGGTAGATTTTAG
- a CDS encoding DUF2252 domain-containing protein: MNYLSITLCSFMAKSQFRSRCERIQIGKSLRDQIPRESHGIWQPPVDRRNPIDILEESNLDRLSELVPIRYGRMLRSPFTFLRGSASLMAYDFSTLPNIGVEVQACGDCHLLNFGLFATPERNLVFDLNDFDETHPAPWEWDLKRLVVSFVIAGRDNDFADEDNREVVHHCVKSYREHLREYSNMNPLEVWYSRLDMDRIIEESPDAKAKKAKEELAEKARKRINENIFPKITTMVGGQHRFVEQPPVLFHPAQEDFDTIAQEALEEYRQSLSDERLVLFDRYQLQDTAIKVVGIGSVGTRCLVSLFFSEDNHPLILQIKEARKSVLEPYTQKSIYENQGERVVMGQRLMQSSSDIFLGWFRGRSGCDYYVRQLRDMKISIPLDGYTLEQMKNYAFYCGLTLARAHAKSGDSATISGYLGKGTKFDRAMGNFAISYANQVEEDYNLLVKAVKTNKLQAMIEDDL, encoded by the coding sequence ATTAATTACTTATCTATAACACTATGTTCTTTTATGGCTAAATCTCAATTTCGTAGTCGTTGCGAAAGAATCCAAATCGGCAAATCCCTTCGAGATCAAATACCCCGGGAAAGTCATGGAATATGGCAACCTCCAGTTGATCGTCGTAACCCTATTGATATTCTGGAAGAATCTAATCTCGATCGACTTTCTGAATTAGTACCCATACGCTACGGAAGAATGTTACGAAGTCCTTTTACTTTCTTAAGAGGTTCAGCTTCTTTGATGGCTTATGATTTTTCGACCTTACCAAATATCGGTGTAGAAGTACAAGCCTGTGGTGATTGTCACCTGTTAAATTTTGGTCTGTTTGCCACTCCTGAGCGTAATTTAGTATTTGATCTTAATGATTTTGATGAAACTCATCCAGCACCTTGGGAATGGGATTTAAAACGCTTGGTAGTTAGTTTTGTTATCGCAGGTAGAGACAATGATTTTGCCGATGAAGATAATCGAGAAGTAGTACATCATTGCGTTAAATCCTATCGGGAACATTTACGAGAGTATTCAAACATGAATCCTTTGGAAGTGTGGTACAGTCGTTTGGATATGGATAGAATTATTGAAGAATCCCCTGATGCAAAAGCTAAAAAAGCAAAAGAAGAATTAGCCGAAAAAGCTCGTAAACGAATTAACGAAAATATTTTTCCCAAAATTACTACCATGGTAGGAGGGCAACATCGTTTTGTTGAGCAACCCCCTGTTTTATTTCATCCCGCCCAAGAAGATTTTGATACCATTGCTCAAGAAGCCTTAGAAGAATACCGTCAATCTTTATCTGATGAGCGTTTAGTATTGTTCGATCGTTATCAATTACAAGATACCGCCATAAAAGTCGTTGGTATTGGTAGTGTTGGCACAAGATGTCTTGTATCCTTGTTTTTTTCCGAAGATAATCACCCTTTGATTTTACAAATAAAGGAGGCTCGAAAGTCAGTTTTAGAACCTTATACCCAAAAAAGTATCTATGAAAATCAAGGAGAAAGAGTTGTTATGGGGCAAAGATTAATGCAGTCTTCCAGTGATATTTTTCTCGGTTGGTTTCGAGGACGTAGCGGGTGCGATTATTATGTACGACAATTAAGAGATATGAAAATCTCCATCCCTCTTGATGGATATACCTTAGAGCAAATGAAAAATTATGCTTTTTATTGTGGTTTAACTTTGGCTCGTGCGCACGCAAAATCAGGAGATAGTGCCACCATTAGTGGTTATTTAGGTAAAGGAACAAAATTCGATCGAGCTATGGGCAATTTTGCGATTTCTTATGCCAATCAAGTAGAAGAAGACTATAATCTTCTCGTGAAAGCAGTTAAAACCAACAAATTACAGGCAATGATCGAAGACGACTTATAA
- the rlmB gene encoding 23S rRNA (guanosine(2251)-2'-O)-methyltransferase RlmB yields the protein MNKPKPQKPLPKKSTTPNYSQIKQEKEFTPVDTETELNPDLIYGCHPVLAALESNHQLNRLYLTARMAHDRRFEGYLPQVKANGTVIDVVDSNRLNQLTNFANHQGVAATVAPYDYLELPDLINQAKIQTQNPVIIIADGINDPHNLGAIIRTAEALGMQGLVIPQRRAVSITSTVKKVAAGALEYFPVARVVNLQSAIAELKEAGFWIYGTIADSGNLLHKTKLEGAIGLIVGSEEKGMSQSTAKSCDFLLSIPMIGKTPSLNASVATGICLYEVRRQQILNQFP from the coding sequence ATGAATAAACCAAAACCACAAAAACCTTTGCCCAAAAAATCCACAACTCCTAACTATTCTCAAATTAAGCAGGAAAAAGAATTTACCCCTGTCGATACAGAAACAGAATTAAATCCAGACTTAATTTATGGTTGTCATCCCGTATTGGCGGCATTGGAAAGTAATCATCAATTAAACCGTCTCTATCTCACCGCTAGAATGGCACACGATCGACGTTTTGAAGGATACTTACCTCAAGTCAAAGCCAACGGTACAGTTATTGATGTTGTTGATAGTAACCGTCTTAATCAGCTTACTAATTTTGCCAATCATCAGGGAGTAGCCGCTACTGTAGCTCCTTATGACTATTTAGAATTACCTGATCTGATTAACCAAGCAAAAATCCAAACTCAAAACCCTGTCATCATTATCGCTGATGGAATCAATGATCCCCATAACTTAGGGGCAATTATTCGGACAGCTGAGGCTTTAGGAATGCAAGGTTTAGTAATACCTCAACGCAGAGCAGTTAGTATTACTTCTACTGTCAAAAAAGTTGCGGCTGGAGCACTGGAATATTTCCCCGTAGCTAGAGTGGTTAATTTACAAAGTGCGATCGCAGAATTAAAAGAAGCAGGATTCTGGATTTATGGTACCATCGCCGATAGTGGTAATCTTTTACACAAAACAAAATTAGAAGGCGCGATAGGATTAATAGTAGGTTCTGAAGAAAAAGGCATGAGTCAATCAACAGCAAAGTCTTGTGATTTTCTCCTTTCCATTCCGATGATAGGAAAAACTCCCAGTTTAAATGCTTCTGTGGCTACGGGTATTTGTCTTTACGAAGTTCGCCGTCAGCAGATTTTGAATCAATTTCCATAA
- the nuoK gene encoding NADH-quinone oxidoreductase subunit NuoK, producing MQLQYFLLLAAALFCIGIYGLITSRNAVRVLMSIELLLNAVNLNLMGFSNFLDPGEIKGQVFAVFVITIAAAEAAVGLAIILAIYRNRDTIDMERFNLLKW from the coding sequence ATACAATTACAATACTTTTTACTTTTAGCGGCAGCTTTATTCTGTATCGGCATCTATGGTTTAATTACCAGTCGTAACGCTGTACGAGTTTTAATGTCGATCGAATTATTACTTAATGCTGTTAATCTTAATTTAATGGGATTTTCTAACTTTTTAGATCCGGGAGAAATTAAAGGACAAGTATTTGCGGTATTTGTCATTACCATTGCGGCGGCAGAAGCAGCAGTCGGTTTAGCCATTATTTTAGCTATTTATCGCAACCGTGACACTATTGATATGGAGCGTTTTAACTTGCTTAAATGGTAA
- a CDS encoding S-layer homology domain-containing protein — MFLLRYFSLFFLILVVNGCSGNKALESRFSPNPQLKSTTSNTNPPTNNNPPNTITNPTEVKLPDNFPKEIPIYSQAKLISVDGKQTVWTSIDPLNLIIEFYQQQLTAQKWTISQAEENLIVATKPESNESFKLSLTPRSDETEFTIIYEKNTPNSTPITIDNNNPLPTNNNPSPTDNNSTTSTSTNTNPSVSSLDELVRLQIIPSTEKLNPHQSITRRKYARWLVKVNNLIYADVNSKLIRLATPNIKPIFTDIPANDPDFAIIQGLAEAGLIPSTLTQDSTSIVFNPDKPLTREDLITWKVPLDFRQKLPSATLDTIKETWGFQDAIKITPQAWQELYVDWQNGEESNVRRGFGYITLFQPQKPVTYEEAGRILSSFGYQGDIRILKDVTLSSNPS; from the coding sequence ATGTTTTTATTACGTTATTTTTCCTTATTTTTTTTAATCCTTGTTGTTAACGGTTGTAGTGGAAATAAAGCCTTAGAATCTCGTTTTTCTCCTAATCCTCAACTTAAATCTACCACTTCTAATACAAATCCACCTACTAACAATAATCCTCCTAATACCATTACTAACCCTACGGAAGTAAAACTTCCCGATAATTTTCCTAAAGAAATTCCTATCTATAGTCAGGCTAAATTAATTAGTGTAGATGGAAAACAAACGGTATGGACTTCGATCGATCCGCTAAACTTAATTATAGAGTTCTATCAACAACAGTTAACAGCCCAAAAATGGACTATATCCCAAGCAGAAGAAAATTTAATTGTTGCCACAAAACCAGAAAGCAACGAATCTTTTAAACTGTCTTTAACTCCCCGTAGTGATGAAACTGAATTCACTATCATCTATGAAAAAAATACCCCAAATTCTACACCAATAACGATAGATAATAACAATCCACTCCCAACAAATAATAACCCATCTCCCACCGACAATAATTCAACTACCTCTACCTCTACCAATACAAATCCTTCAGTTTCTAGTCTTGATGAGTTGGTAAGATTACAAATAATTCCTTCTACTGAAAAACTAAACCCTCATCAGTCAATTACTCGTCGAAAATATGCCCGTTGGCTAGTGAAAGTTAATAATCTCATCTATGCTGATGTTAACAGCAAGTTGATTCGTCTTGCTACTCCAAATATTAAGCCCATTTTCACCGATATTCCCGCTAATGATCCCGATTTTGCTATTATTCAAGGTTTAGCAGAAGCCGGTTTAATACCTTCTACTTTAACTCAGGATAGTACCTCGATCGTATTTAATCCCGATAAACCTCTTACCCGTGAAGATTTAATTACATGGAAAGTACCCTTAGATTTTCGGCAAAAATTACCTAGTGCGACTCTTGATACTATAAAAGAAACATGGGGGTTTCAAGATGCCATCAAAATAACTCCTCAAGCATGGCAAGAATTATATGTCGATTGGCAAAATGGGGAAGAATCCAATGTTAGACGAGGATTTGGTTATATTACTCTGTTTCAACCGCAAAAACCCGTTACCTATGAAGAGGCAGGAAGAATTTTAAGCAGTTTTGGTTATCAAGGAGATATTCGTATTCTCAAAGATGTCACCCTTTCCTCAAATCCTTCTTAA